In one Cyprinus carpio isolate SPL01 chromosome B2, ASM1834038v1, whole genome shotgun sequence genomic region, the following are encoded:
- the LOC109050381 gene encoding vacuolar protein sorting-associated protein 4B isoform X2, protein MAANNNNNLQKAIDLASKAALEDKAENYEEALRLYQHAVQYFLHVVKYEAQGDKAKQSIRAKCAEYLDRAEKLKEYLKKKEKAPAKPVKESQSSDKGNESDGEGDDPEKKKFQNQLSGAIVMEKPNIKWNDVAGLEGAKEALKEAVILPIKFPHLFTGKRTPWRGILLFGPPGTGKSYLAKAVATEANNSTFFSISSSDLVSKWLGESEKLVKNLFTLAREHKPSIIFIDEIDSLCGSRSENESEAARRIKTEFLVQMQGVGNDNEGILVLGATNIPWTLDSAIRRRFEKRIYIPLPEEHARGFMFKLNLGSTPTSLTESDFMTLGKKTDGYSGADISVIVRDALMQPVRKVQSATHFKRARGPSRNDPNVIVDDLLTPCSPGDPQAIEMTWMEVDGEKLLEPIVSMSDMLRSLTNTKPTVNEQDLEKLKKFTEDFGQEG, encoded by the exons ATGGctgccaacaacaacaacaacttacag AAAGCTATAGATCTGGCCAGTAAGGCAGCTCTGGAGGATAAGGCTGAAAACTATGAAGAGGCCCTGCGACTATATCAACACGCTGTTCAATATTTCTTGCACGTTGTCAAAT ATGAAGCACAGGGGGATAAGGCCAAACAAAGCATTCGGGCCAAATGTGCCGAATATTTAGACCGGGCTGAGAAGCTGAAAGAATActtgaagaagaaagagaaagccCCAGCGAAACCAGTGAAGGAGTCCCAGTCCAGTGATAAAGG GAATGAAAGTGATGGAGAAGGAGATGATCCAGAGAAAAAGAAATTTCAAAATCAACTCTCAG GAGCCATTGTCATGGAGAAGCCAAACATTAAATGGAACGATGTTGCCGGTTTGGAAGGGGCCAAAGAGGCTTTGAAAGAAGCTGTCATTCTCCCAATCAAATTCCCACATCTCTTCACTG GTAAAAGAACTCCCTGGAGGGGCATCCTTCTCTTCGGGCCTCCTGGAACAGGCAAGTCTTACCTGGCCAAAGCAGTAGCGACAGAAGCCAACAACTCCACCTTCTTTTCCATCTCCTCCTCCGACCTGGTATCCAAGTGGCTGGGAGAGAGTGAAAA GCTGGTGAAGAATTTGTTCACTTTGGCGCGAGAGCACAAGCCCTCTATTATCTTCATCGATGAGATCGATTCACTCTGCGGCTCCAGGAGTGAGAATGAAAGTGAAGCAGCTCGCAGAATCAAGACAGAGTTTCTGGTTCAGATGCAAG GTGTTGGTAATGACAACGAAGGGATTCTGGTGCTGGGAGCCACAAACATCCCCTGGACGTTGGATTCTGCCATCAGAAGACG ATTTGAGAAGCGCATCTACATCCCTCTGCCAGAAGAGCACGCTCGTGGATTCATGTTCAAGCTGAATCTGGGCAGCACACCGACAAGTCTCACCGAATCAGACTTCATGACTCTGGGCAAGAAGACGGACGGTTACTCCGGTGCTGACATCAGCGTCATCGTCAGAGACGCCCTCATGCAGCCCGTCAGGAAGGTTCAGTCCGCCACTCACTTCAAACGG GCACGAGGACCATCAAGAAATGACCCGAATGTCATAGTCGATGACCTTTTAACCCCTTGCTCCCCAGGTGATCCACAGGCTATTGAAATGACATGGATGGAAGTCGATGGAGAGAAACTTTTGGAGCCAATTGTTTCCATG TCGGACATGCTGAGGTCCCTCACCAACACAAAGCCCACCGTCAACGAGCAGGATCTGGAGAAGCTGAAAAAGTTCACCGAGGACTTTGGACAGGAGGGCTGA
- the kdsr gene encoding 3-ketodihydrosphingosine reductase: MSSEEALGSALSHWFSFNSWWLLLPFVMLLVVAAFIVAFVLLLYMISPLISPKPLKLNGAHVVVTGGSSGIGKCIAMECYKHGAFITLVARDEHKLVQAKKEVEKCAINDKQVVLCISVDVSKDYNQVESVIKQAQEKLGPVDMLVNCAGTSISGKFEEVEVDRFKKMMEVNYLGSVYPTRAVITTMKERRMGRIMFVSSQAGLIGLFGYTAYSPSKFALRGLAEATHTEMKPYNIYVTVAYPPDTDTPGFAEENKTKPLETKLISETAGVCQPEQVAKIVVKDAVQGNFSSSFGPDGYMLSALTCGMSPVTSITEGLQQIVTMGLFRTIALFYLGSFDSIIRRCMIQREQSKAADKRE, translated from the exons ATGTCCTCTGAGGAGGCTCTCGGCTCCGCGCTCTCACACTGGTTCTCCTTTAACTCCTGGTGGCTGCTTCTGCCTTTCGTTATGCTCCTGGTAGTGGCTGCTTTCATCGTGGCCTTCGTGCTGCTGCTGTACATGATATCCCCGTTAATAAGCCCCAAACCGCTCAAACTGAACGGGGCCCATGTGGTG GTGACCGGAGGCAGCAGTGGGATTGGGAAGTGCATTGCCATGGAGTGCTACAAACATGGTGCCTTCATCACTCTGGTGGCACGAGATGAG CACAAACTGGTTCAAGCCAAGAAAGAAGTGGAGAAATGTGCCATAAATGATAAGCAG GTGGTGCTTTGCATTTCTGTTGATGTGTCGAAAGACTACAACCAGGTGGAGAGCGTCATAAAACAA GCTCAAGAGAAGCTGGGTCCTGTGGACATGCTGGTGAATTGTGCTGGGACGTCTATATCTGGGAAGTTTGAGGAAGTGGAAGTCGACCGCTTCAAG AAAATGATGGAGGTGAACTATCTGGGCAGCGTGTACCCCACCCGGGCAGTGATCACCACTATGAAGGAAAGGCGGATGGGCCGCATCATGTTTGTGTCGTCACAGGCAGGGCTGATCGGCCTCTTCGGCTACACGGCCTACTCACCCTCCAAATTTGCCCTGCGTGGTCTAGCTGAGGCCACACACACAG AGATGAAGCCCTATAATATCTATGTAACTGTGGCGTATCCTCCAGACACTGACACTCCAGGTTTTGCGGAAGAGAATAAGACTAAG CCTCTGGAGACCAAGTTGATTTCAGAAACGGCTGGAGTCTGTCAGCCTGAGCAAGTAGCAAAGATTGTGGTAAAGGATGCAGTG CAGGGAAATTTCTCCAGCTCATTTGGACCCGATGGCTACATGCTGTCAGCGCTGACCTGTGGGATGTCACCTGTTACCTCCATCACTGAGGGGCTGCAGCAG ATTGTGACGATGGGGTTGTTCCGCACCATCGCTCTCTTCTACCTGGGCAGCTTCGACAGCATCATCCGCCGCTGCATGATCCAGAGAGAACAGTCCAAAGCAGCAGACAAGAGGGAGTAG